A genomic region of Jeotgalibaca ciconiae contains the following coding sequences:
- a CDS encoding glycoside hydrolase family 28 protein: MFNVVDYGAIGDGQTDVSKSFQKAIAAANEVGGGTVYVPSGVFRTTSIRLESNITLEVSPGATISFVTEQETYPVVHSRWEGWTQDVYQSCIYAENVENIKICGGGVIDGNGADWWDLFRNRREELKYPRPKLISFEKSNRITIQDVQLRNSPAWTINPILSHNITVDNVSILNPADSPNTDGIDPESCSNVRISNCNIDVGDDCIAIKSGTEDAAEKVACENITITNCTMIHGHGGVVLGSEMSGDIRNVVISNCIFKQTDRGIRLKTRRGRGGTIEDIRIDNIVMDEVICPFILNLYYFCGPRGKEKYVWDKNPYPVTEETPTFRRIHFNHITARNVQGAAGFIYGLAENYIKEITFNNIDISMAEDAEPGQVAMMTGLDYMNNRGFYVGNGEDILFNHVSVENHEGPMIYLENCRNIQTENCVSKNTEQVEKLIEEKVVHFS; this comes from the coding sequence ATTTTCAATGTTGTTGATTATGGCGCGATTGGTGATGGCCAAACAGATGTATCAAAAAGCTTCCAAAAAGCAATTGCTGCTGCAAATGAAGTTGGGGGAGGGACGGTATATGTTCCGAGCGGTGTTTTTCGGACTACTTCCATTCGCTTAGAAAGCAATATTACTTTAGAAGTTAGTCCTGGAGCGACCATTTCTTTTGTGACAGAGCAAGAGACTTATCCCGTTGTTCATTCACGTTGGGAAGGTTGGACGCAAGATGTCTACCAATCTTGTATTTATGCAGAAAACGTAGAAAATATCAAAATATGTGGTGGAGGAGTCATCGACGGAAATGGAGCCGATTGGTGGGATTTATTCCGTAATCGTCGTGAAGAGTTGAAATATCCTAGACCAAAACTAATTAGTTTTGAAAAATCAAATCGAATCACAATTCAAGATGTTCAATTACGGAATTCACCAGCATGGACGATTAATCCAATTTTAAGTCACAATATCACGGTCGATAATGTGTCTATCTTAAATCCAGCTGATTCACCGAATACAGATGGGATTGATCCTGAGTCATGTTCCAATGTAAGAATTTCAAACTGTAACATCGACGTAGGAGATGACTGTATCGCAATTAAATCTGGTACAGAAGATGCAGCAGAAAAGGTAGCTTGCGAAAATATCACAATCACAAACTGCACGATGATTCATGGACATGGTGGCGTGGTACTTGGCAGTGAAATGAGTGGTGATATTCGTAATGTGGTGATTTCCAATTGTATTTTTAAACAAACAGATCGGGGAATCCGCTTGAAAACTCGCCGTGGACGTGGCGGTACGATTGAAGATATCAGAATCGATAATATTGTGATGGATGAAGTCATTTGTCCCTTTATATTAAATTTATATTACTTCTGTGGACCAAGAGGAAAAGAAAAATATGTATGGGATAAAAATCCGTATCCAGTTACAGAAGAAACACCAACTTTCCGTCGTATTCATTTTAATCACATCACTGCTCGTAACGTTCAAGGAGCAGCTGGCTTTATTTATGGACTTGCAGAAAACTATATCAAAGAAATTACTTTTAATAATATTGATATTTCAATGGCAGAAGATGCGGAACCTGGTCAAGTGGCTATGATGACAGGGTTGGATTACATGAACAACCGCGGTTTTTATGTTGGGAATGGCGAAGATATCCTGTTCAATCATGTATCAGTAGAAAATCATGAAGGACCAATGATTTATTTGGAGAATTGCCGAAATATTCAAACAGAAAACTGTGTTTCAAAAAATACAGAACAAGTAGAAAAATTGATCGAGGAGAAAGTTGTGCATTTTTCCTAA
- a CDS encoding dienelactone hydrolase family protein — protein sequence MEKDQLWQLLGDLPSNPSMDAKKISEEVHPDGYYLETWSIDLNGEERVPAYIARPLEASGRLPLVVVNHSHGGMYENGKKEMLQPSHYLQSPSYAKTLTDMGYIAACIDMWGFGERSGRKESEMVKEMLWKGQVVWGMMLYDNMRFLDFLLQREDVDSNRVGTIGMSMGAMQAWWLAALDDRVKVVVDIGGQVDAHTLMKNRYLDKHGFYSYVPGLLKHFQTVDIQKRIIPRKRLTLNGSYDLNCPLEGVQLLDKELSKAYQEAGVPSNWHSLLFSCGHKETAEMRWNWQQFFTEHL from the coding sequence TTGGAGAAAGATCAACTGTGGCAATTATTAGGTGATTTACCGAGTAATCCATCAATGGATGCGAAAAAAATTTCGGAAGAAGTTCATCCAGATGGTTATTACTTAGAAACATGGAGTATTGATTTAAACGGTGAGGAGCGAGTTCCCGCATATATCGCACGGCCGTTAGAAGCATCAGGGCGATTACCGCTTGTCGTTGTTAATCATTCACATGGCGGTATGTATGAGAATGGCAAAAAAGAAATGCTTCAGCCTTCTCATTATCTGCAGTCTCCGTCCTATGCAAAAACATTAACGGACATGGGATACATAGCAGCTTGTATTGATATGTGGGGCTTTGGCGAACGTTCTGGTCGTAAGGAAAGTGAAATGGTTAAAGAAATGCTTTGGAAAGGACAGGTCGTCTGGGGAATGATGTTATACGACAATATGCGTTTTCTCGACTTCTTATTACAGCGCGAAGATGTAGATTCGAACCGAGTGGGAACGATCGGCATGTCAATGGGAGCTATGCAAGCTTGGTGGCTCGCTGCATTAGATGACCGCGTCAAAGTTGTTGTCGATATAGGCGGGCAAGTGGATGCACATACCTTAATGAAGAATCGTTATTTAGACAAACATGGATTCTATTCATATGTACCAGGTTTATTGAAACATTTTCAAACGGTTGATATTCAGAAACGAATTATTCCACGTAAACGTCTTACCTTAAATGGCTCTTATGATTTAAATTGTCCTCTGGAAGGCGTGCAATTGCTCGACAAGGAATTATCAAAAGCATACCAAGAAGCCGGGGTTCCAAGTAACTGGCATTCATTACTATTTAGCTGCGGTCATAAAGAGACAGCGGAAATGCGCTGGAACTGGCAGCAATTCTTTACTGAACATTTATAG
- a CDS encoding pectinesterase family protein yields the protein MFLVGKETFCDFQSIQQAVDYCENHKQSEAVTIQVLSGLYEEQVVISRSQLTLKGIGDVTIQYGLSAREKDPLGNELGTFRTPTLYVGGQNNKIENVTIINSSGYGEDVGQALAVYADCDETVFRHCRMIGYQDTLFTGRLPGKQKDGTDFILLEQSQDQKEYRQYYESCFISGTIDFIFGGATAYFYQCEINSRRERTRKGGYITAASTPKDQKSGFIFRECFLSAEEDVEGVFLGRPWRAYAKTAFIHCEYGQHILPAGWNDWSNSQNQETTDYVEILKGKYQFNQRVLWSRQSHTANSEYNIELVFPKSDFYKK from the coding sequence ATGTTTTTAGTAGGAAAAGAAACCTTTTGTGATTTCCAAAGTATCCAGCAAGCCGTTGATTACTGTGAAAATCATAAACAGTCAGAAGCAGTGACCATCCAAGTTTTAAGCGGTTTATATGAAGAGCAAGTAGTTATTTCTCGCTCGCAGTTAACTTTAAAAGGAATTGGCGATGTAACGATCCAATATGGTTTAAGTGCGAGAGAAAAAGATCCTTTAGGAAATGAATTAGGAACGTTCCGAACACCTACTTTGTATGTAGGTGGTCAAAATAACAAAATTGAAAACGTTACGATTATTAATTCCTCGGGCTACGGAGAAGATGTTGGTCAAGCCCTTGCAGTTTATGCTGATTGCGATGAAACGGTTTTTCGTCATTGTAGAATGATCGGTTATCAAGATACTTTGTTTACAGGGCGTTTACCAGGAAAACAAAAAGATGGTACGGATTTTATCTTGTTGGAACAAAGCCAAGATCAGAAAGAATATCGTCAATATTATGAATCTTGCTTCATTTCAGGAACAATCGATTTTATCTTTGGCGGTGCCACTGCTTATTTTTATCAATGTGAAATAAATAGCCGAAGAGAAAGAACGCGTAAGGGCGGCTATATCACAGCCGCTAGTACTCCTAAAGATCAAAAGTCAGGGTTTATTTTTCGAGAATGTTTTTTGAGTGCGGAAGAGGATGTCGAAGGGGTCTTTTTAGGAAGACCTTGGCGTGCTTACGCGAAGACAGCTTTTATTCATTGCGAATACGGTCAACACATTCTGCCAGCTGGTTGGAATGATTGGTCAAACAGTCAGAACCAAGAAACAACTGATTATGTAGAAATTTTAAAGGGAAAATATCAATTCAATCAAAGAGTTTTATGGAGTAGACAGTCACATACAGCTAACTCTGAATATAATATAGAGCTTGTCTTTCCGAAGAGTGATTTTTATAAAAAGTAA
- a CDS encoding glycoside hydrolase family 43 protein translates to MEKMIKNPILPGFNPDPCLLRVENTYYIAVSSFEWLPGVRVYESQDLANWEYCTDILTDQVDLKGNAINCSIWAPQISYADGEFHLLYTDVKSSVRPFKDTHNYIISAPSMKGPWSKPVYLNSSGFDPSLFHDEDGRKWLSNALWDYRLATPNKSSGIVIQEYDAVTKSLIGEPVKIFDCTELGKTEAPHIYKKDGYYYLIMAEGGTGSGHAVTIARSKSVTGPYEVDPHYPMMTSSNHPESPLQCAGHASLVETPEGEWYIAHLTTRPLRNQHAILGRETALQKVIWDEDGWLRLAHGGVAPALEVPAPKGFEGEIKEFSHDFSDDFSGPELHSNWNSLRMLPNEEWCSLTERKNHLRIYGGESLHSFFNHHLLGIRQTDFHFTASTKLLFEPKQFLQMAGLLLFLNPENYLYAYITNEDGKRLLRVIKAERGDVHLIDTKVELPQNSEEGIELSIVAAGQEANIYYHLPQQKETQLLYAEKDLTFLSGGFTGNFIAIACHDMNQYKGCYADFEFFNYESNE, encoded by the coding sequence ATGGAGAAAATGATTAAGAATCCTATTTTACCAGGTTTTAATCCGGATCCTTGTTTGCTTCGAGTGGAAAATACCTATTATATCGCGGTTTCGTCATTTGAATGGCTTCCGGGAGTGCGAGTTTATGAGTCACAAGACTTAGCTAACTGGGAATATTGTACGGATATTTTAACGGATCAAGTTGATTTAAAAGGGAATGCGATTAACTGTAGTATCTGGGCACCACAAATCAGTTATGCAGATGGGGAATTTCATTTATTGTATACGGATGTAAAGAGTTCCGTTCGTCCGTTCAAAGATACTCATAATTATATTATTTCTGCCCCAAGTATGAAGGGTCCTTGGTCGAAACCAGTTTATTTAAATAGCAGTGGCTTCGATCCTTCCTTATTCCATGATGAAGATGGTAGAAAGTGGCTTTCCAATGCACTGTGGGATTACCGCTTAGCTACACCGAATAAGTCATCCGGAATTGTTATTCAAGAGTACGACGCGGTTACTAAAAGCTTGATTGGTGAACCAGTAAAAATATTTGATTGTACGGAATTGGGTAAAACAGAAGCACCGCATATTTATAAAAAAGATGGTTATTATTATTTAATTATGGCAGAAGGCGGGACTGGCAGTGGACATGCTGTAACCATTGCTCGATCGAAGAGTGTGACGGGGCCTTATGAAGTTGATCCACACTACCCAATGATGACATCAAGCAATCATCCTGAGTCTCCATTGCAGTGTGCCGGACATGCAAGCCTGGTAGAAACGCCAGAAGGTGAGTGGTACATCGCTCATTTAACCACTCGGCCTCTACGAAACCAACATGCTATTTTAGGTCGCGAAACAGCTTTACAAAAAGTAATTTGGGATGAAGATGGTTGGCTGCGTCTCGCCCATGGTGGAGTAGCTCCAGCACTGGAAGTTCCTGCGCCAAAAGGGTTTGAAGGAGAAATAAAAGAATTCTCTCATGATTTCTCTGATGATTTTTCTGGTCCAGAACTACATTCTAATTGGAATAGCTTACGGATGTTGCCGAATGAAGAATGGTGTTCGTTAACAGAGCGAAAAAATCATCTCCGCATTTATGGCGGCGAGTCATTACACAGCTTTTTCAACCATCATTTATTGGGAATTCGTCAAACTGATTTTCATTTTACGGCATCTACAAAACTTCTATTTGAACCAAAACAATTCTTACAAATGGCAGGATTATTGTTGTTTTTAAATCCAGAAAACTACCTCTATGCCTATATTACGAATGAAGATGGAAAACGTCTCCTTCGTGTTATAAAAGCTGAACGAGGAGACGTGCATTTAATCGATACAAAGGTAGAACTTCCGCAAAATAGTGAAGAAGGTATTGAGTTATCAATTGTTGCTGCGGGACAAGAAGCGAATATTTACTATCATTTACCCCAACAAAAAGAAACTCAGTTACTCTATGCAGAAAAGGACTTAACATTCTTGTCAGGTGGTTTTACAGGTAATTTTATAGCGATTGCCTGCCATGATATGAATCAATACAAAGGCTGTTACGCTGATTTTGAATTTTTTAACTATGAAAGCAATGAATAA